One Oreochromis niloticus isolate F11D_XX linkage group LG16, O_niloticus_UMD_NMBU, whole genome shotgun sequence genomic window carries:
- the rpgra gene encoding transcriptional regulator ATRX isoform X3, translating to MSPECAVEGSTQWSSQNVYTFGRGQYGQLGHGTFLFEVHLPKALQHFCNSKVRHIACGENHTAVVTDSGLLYTFGDGRHGKLGLGEENFINQFSPTLCTRFLQYAVQSVSCGGHHMLVLATPRPAESQEVVPEKDVLITDDFLESSFTKIIFKNKFINPTPPSPLSALSARARHRDRVRSVELFGDKFQSLPRLNSDFLNTSRQTSRNSLTLKTLSKDATTPSSSPKPKSEVAGSPLLSPRSRSISPQSPLISSKASSPHSQSSFTLQSKASTSASSKSKCKKVPSPLLLPKSITKLNPSSPVATKMTAKPRLNRAAAPKKPLSNKFSSPVPPKEPYTPTRPPSNVFIKNLKEEEHPAPTQTENVKRQIITGEVEEKEDSDFSPYMEKKKGRAFRHGVKEAEAFAQQIQTNEKTDRNSHKVLPTELMKGPSTLKTEVSHLKSTKKNHKVTSNSKENITKESSDIKPSENRQAQKQLPHFKSPQQDKRKPSEYSTKTQQTLTDAPGRVTEVKHKTRKTEDLRESNKPNEEDNSSLKKGLTRTPRKETKKSVSLDQKSPSIKVSKVNQAANLASTENAVKENEATQRGSDDVKPVEVASRGTRRVKSTLTKDQHKVKSVPGKGNSAAVDAKSPATQEGNTTPFKAETKKSVSRKTPLKVKGKLQELKPTPVRDQSKCAENPLIEGESKEKCEENELNCAKDATLKMKGGTVDEQKLSKIKDKKMAKESGAEQRAKTKRRGGGKEEEIRVKDEDVDSENKMKAKPKSEASSLLSSQQDTPTEVRGNPISPQSPEVDSLRAAKPLQGAEPVGMDSRVSETDEEDTRGKNGEKTNWGEILSNSASLLPAAGIAGAAIEVLRQAVTSVQSDSDKATSTPSKTLSNVRQFTKQSAVTEPSLSSTLSHFSSSNETEDGPKTDAQAGVPSESVNESQEGENDDSSRDPSEGEAVKGGLSEQIRGEHMEDSQKEVEEKSEKESGEDEDSEDGGKNEDEDVESGSDSEDKREESESSSDKETGEESNTGEGEEDNVSEEEEGEEKTSRSDEDEGSDKTNAAETEGEEESSKKTSDGLSDSDVSEGAEEEEEEGENEESSDEESKEDKEEESKMSEDEEKKSGDESESDESTSRESEEGEEDGEEGDTAESAKTEEEENDEDEEGETEEHNDASTENEDEEKDSVEDEEADKSEGEQDSDKGEEEGDSGADEEELQDEKSDEEEEEGGEEREERESVGDGEAETEAGEDEDKEESEEEEESAEEEEKEEEDTGDEDTEAEEEEEEKEEDAGDEDTKAEEEEEEKEEDTGDEETEAEEEEEEKEEDTGDEETEAEEEEEEKEEDTEDEDIEAEEEEEEKEDIGDEEKEAEEDVTEEEDEEENESEEEEKPKGKNKSMEPAKKNLLESDEGEGEEEEGEGEGEEEGEEEEEQQKQTRLRGERKDMKGNDEETDDEEEREEENKERGNENQEEEEAEEEGIEEEEEGDENEEEEGEDEEEEEEEEEQAKSAKKIKEKRQKPPPDRSDKQKEAPKPAPRTRQRAAGEAKAEESQQFWNDVLPQYLDLQ from the exons ATGTCACCCGAGTGTGCTGTGGAGGGGAGCACACAGTGGTCCTCACAG AACGTGTACACATTCGGCAGGGGTCAGTACGGTCAGCTGGGCCACGGAACATTTCTGTTCGAGGTTCATTTGCCAAAAGCGCTGCAGCACTTTTGTAACAGCAAGGTCAGACACATCGCGTGTGGAGAGAACCACACCGCTGTGGTCACCG ACAGCGGGCTGCTGTACACGTTTGGTGATGGTCGTCATGGAAAACTCGGGTTAGGGGAGGAAAACTTCATCAACCAGTTCAGCCCGACACTCTGCACACGTTTTCTTCAGTACGCTGTTCAGTCA GTGTCCTGCGGTGGTCACCACATGCTGGTCCTGGCTACACCCAGACCAGCAGAGAGCCAAGAAGTGGTGCCAGAGAAGGATGTCTTAATCACAGATGACTTTCTGGAGTCAAGTTTTACCAAAATCATCTTTAAAAACAAGTTCATCAATCCAACTCCACCATCCCCACTCTCAGCCCTCTCAGCCCGGGCACGCCACCGAGACAGA GTTCGTTCTGTGGAGTTGTTTGGGGATAAGTTTCAGAGCCTCCCACGGCTTAACTCTGACTTTCTCAACACATCTCGGCAAACATCCAGAAATTCCCTAACCCTGAAAACCCTTTCAAAGGATGCTACTACTCCTTCATCATCCCCAAAACCAAAATCAGAGGTGGCAGGAAGCCCACTTCTCTCCCCCAGATCTCGATCCATATCCCCTCAGAGTCCACTGATATCCTCTAAGGCATCAAGCCCACATTCACAATCATCATTCACGCTTCAAAGTAAAGCATCCACGTCTGCTTCTTCTAAGTCTAAATGCAAAAAGGTGCCCTCTCCTTTGCTTTTACCAAAGTCTATAACAAAATTAAACCCCAGCAGTCCTGTAGCTACTAAAATGACTGCAAAGCCTAGACTAAACCGAGCAGCAGCCCCTAAGAAGCCTCTAAGTAACAAATTCTCATCTCCTGTGCCACCTAAAGAGCCCTACACACCGACTAGACCCCCcagtaatgttttcattaaaaatctAAAGGAGGAAGAACATCCTGCCCCAACACAAACAG aaaatgttaaGAGACAAATAATCACTGGAGAAGTGGAGGAGAAAGAAGACTCTGACTTTTCACCATATATG gaaaagaaaaagggcAGAGCTTTTAGACACGGAGTAAAGGAAGCAGAAGCATTTGCACAACAGATCCAGACCAACGAGAAGACCGACCGAAACTCCCATAAGGTTTTGCCAACAGAGCTTATGAAGGGCCCCAGCACCTTGAAGACAGAAGTGTCTCATCTGAAGAgcacaaagaaaaatcacaaagtgactTCAAACAGCAAAGAGAACATCACCAAGGAGTCCAGCGACATCAAACCTTCAGAAAACAGGCAAGCTCAAAAACAGCTCCCGCATTTTAAATCACCACAGCAAGATAAGAGGAAACCGTCAGAGTatagcacaaaaacacaacagacgCTGACAGACGCACCGGGGAGAGTGACTGAAGTGAAGCACAAGACAAGGAAAACTGAGGATTTGAGAGAAAGTAATAAACCGAATGAAGAGGATAACAGCTCTCTGAAGAAAGGCTTGACAAGGACCCCAAGAAAGGAGACAAAGAAATCAGTATCTTTAGATCAGAAATCTCCTTCTATCAAGGTCAGTAAAGTGAATCAAGCAGCCAATCTAGCATCCACAGAAAATGCCGTAAAGGAAAATGAAGCAACTCAGAGGGGAAGTGATGACGTCAAACCTGTTGAAGTGGCAAGTCGGGGGACGCGGCGAGTCAAATCGACTCTAACAAAAGATCAGCACAAGGTTAAATCTGTACCAGGAAAAGGTAACAGTGCAGCAGTGGATGCTAAATCACCAGCAACGCAGGAAGGAAACACAACACCTTTTAAGGCTGAAACCAAGAAATCTGTCTCCAGAAAAACACCTTTGAAAGTTAAGGGAAAATTGCAAGAGCTTAAACCAACACCAGTCAGGGATCAAAGTAAATGTGCAGAAAATCCCCTCATTGAAGGTGAAAGCAAAGAAAAGTGTGAGGAAAATGAGTTAAATTGTGCCAAGGATGCCACTCTGAAGATGAAAGGTGGGACTGTGGATGAGCAGAAATTGTCAAAAATAAAGGACAAAAAGATGGCAAAAGAATCCGGTGCTGAACAGAGGGCAAAAACAAAACGAAGAGGAGGAGGCAAGGAAGAGGAAATCAGAGTTAAAGATGAGGATGTTGACTCTGAGAATAAGATGAAGGCTAAACCAAAGAGTGAAGCTTCCAGCCTGCTGTCATCTCAGCAGGATACACCTACAGAAGTGAGAGGTAACCCAATTTCCCCTCAAAGCCCAGAGGTGGATTCTCTCAGAGCTGCAAAACCCCTGCAAGGCGCTGAGCCTGTTGGTATGGATTCCCGTGTTTCTGAAACAGATGAAGAGGACACTCGGGGCAagaatggggaaaaaacaaattgGGGAGAAATTCTCAGTAATTCAGCGTCACTTCTTCCAGCTGCTGGGATTGCAGGTGCAGCTATTGAGGTCCTTCGTCAGGCAGTGACAAGTGTGCAGTCTGACAGTGACAAAGCCACCTCGACACCCTCTAAAACGCTCAGTAATGTCAGACAATTCACGAAGCAGAGTGCAGTTACGGAGCCGTCCTTGTCCTCCACATTGTCACATTTTTCTTCCTCGAATGAAACGGAGGATGGCCCGAAGACAGATGCTCAAGCTGGTGTTCCATCGGAATCTGTAAATGAATCCCAAGAAGGAGAAAATGATGACAGCAGTCGTGATCCATCAGAGGGGGAGGCAGTGAAAGGGGGCTTGTCTGAGCAGATCAGGGGTGAACACATGGAGGATTCACAAAAAGAAGTGGAGGAGAAATCCGAAAAGGAATCTGGAGAGGATGAGGATTCTGAGGATGGGGGAAAGAATGAAGATGAAGATGTAGAGAGTGGAAGTGATAGTGAAGATAAAAGGGAAGAATCTGAGAGTAGTAGTGAcaaagaaacaggagaggagagcaatactggagagggagaggaagataATGTatctgaggaagaagagggTGAGGAGAAAACAAGCAGGAGTGATGAAGATGAAGGAAGTGATAAAACTAATGCTGCTGAAactgaaggagaggaagaaagCAGTAAGAAGACAAGTGACGGATTGAGTGACTCTGATGTGAGTGAAGgagctgaggaggaagaggaggaaggtgAAAATGAAGAGTCCAGTGATGAAGAGAGTAAAGAGGATAAAGAGGAAGAGAGCAAGATGAGTGAGGATGAAGAGAAGAAAAGCGGTGATGAATCAGAGAGCGATGAGAGCACAAGCCGAGAGtcagaggagggggaggaggacgGAGAGGAAGGAGACACTGCAGAATCTGCCaaaactgaagaagaagaaaatgatgaagatgaagagggCGAAACTGAGGAACACAATGATGCCTCCACAGAAAATGAGGACGAGGAGAAGGACTCGGTGGAAGATGAAGAGGCTGATAAGAGTGAAGGAGAGCAAGACAGtgataagggagaggaggaaggagaTAGCGGGGCTGATGAAGAGGAACTCCAAGATGAAAAAagtgatgaagaagaagaggaaggaggTGAGGAAAGGGAAGAAAGGGAGTCCGTAGGTGATGGGGAAGctgagacagaagctggagaggATGAGGATAAAGAAgagagtgaggaggaggaagagtctgcagaagaggaagagaaggaggaggaggatacAGGGGACGAAGACACAGAagctgaggaagaagaggaagagaaggaggaggatgcAGGGGATGAAGACACAAAagctgaggaagaagaggaagagaaggaggaggataCAGGGGACGAAGAAACAGAagctgaggaagaagaggaagagaaggaggaggataCAGGGGATGAAGAAACAGAagctgaggaagaagaggaagagaaggaggaggataCAGAAGACGAAGACATAGAagctgaggaagaagaggaggagaaggaggataTAGGGgatgaagaaaaagaagctgAGGAAGATGTTACagaggaagaagatgaggaAGAGAATGAaagtgaggaagaggagaaaccaaaaggaaaaaataaaagcatggagcctgctaaaaaaaatctgttagaGAGTGATgaaggggagggggaggaggaggagggggagggggaaggtgaggaggaaggggaagaagaggaagaacagCAAAAACAGACAAGGCTAAGAGGAGAAAGGAAAGACATGAAAGGTAATGATGAGGAAactgatgatgaagaagaaagggaagaagagaaTAAGGAAAGGGGAAACGAGaaccaggaggaggaggaggcagaagAAGAGGGAattgaggaagaggaagaaggagatgaaaatgaagaagaggagggggaggatgaggaagaagaagaggaagaggaggaacaaGCAAAATcagcaaagaaaataaaagagaagCGACAGAAGCCGCCACCAGACAGAAGCGACAAACAGAAAGAAGCACCCAAACCAGCACCGAGGACCAGGCAGcgagctgcaggggaggcgaaAGCTGAGGAGTCTCAGCAGTTCTGGAACGATGTCCTGCCTCAATACCTAGACCTGCAATGA
- the rpgra gene encoding transcriptional regulator ATRX isoform X2 produces MTRQTDVDIPETGAIFTFGRTSFANNVPSKFWLKNDHPKHMSCGGEHSAVITENGRLLMFGGNTWGQLGLRIKPSARKPTSVKALKSEKVKLAACGRDHTIVCTFHGSVYSAGSNQDGQLGLGHCDKSTYFHLLRPFCDWAPIKMLSAGCNTSAALTEDGRLFMWGDNSVGQIAFGDEGFAAEPREVHVGEAVIWVSCGYKHSAFVTVYGRLYTFGESANGRLGLQKEQLANHRVPQQVQGVLGHVTRVCCGGEHTVVLTDSGLLYTFGDGRHGKLGLGEENFINQFSPTLCTRFLQYAVQSVSCGGHHMLVLATPRPAESQEVVPEKDVLITDDFLESSFTKIIFKNKFINPTPPSPLSALSARARHRDRVRSVELFGDKFQSLPRLNSDFLNTSRQTSRNSLTLKTLSKDATTPSSSPKPKSEVAGSPLLSPRSRSISPQSPLISSKASSPHSQSSFTLQSKASTSASSKSKCKKVPSPLLLPKSITKLNPSSPVATKMTAKPRLNRAAAPKKPLSNKFSSPVPPKEPYTPTRPPSNVFIKNLKEEEHPAPTQTENVKRQIITGEVEEKEDSDFSPYMEKKKGRAFRHGVKEAEAFAQQIQTNEKTDRNSHKVLPTELMKGPSTLKTEVSHLKSTKKNHKVTSNSKENITKESSDIKPSENRQAQKQLPHFKSPQQDKRKPSEYSTKTQQTLTDAPGRVTEVKHKTRKTEDLRESNKPNEEDNSSLKKGLTRTPRKETKKSVSLDQKSPSIKVSKVNQAANLASTENAVKENEATQRGSDDVKPVEVASRGTRRVKSTLTKDQHKVKSVPGKGNSAAVDAKSPATQEGNTTPFKAETKKSVSRKTPLKVKGKLQELKPTPVRDQSKCAENPLIEGESKEKCEENELNCAKDATLKMKGGTVDEQKLSKIKDKKMAKESGAEQRAKTKRRGGGKEEEIRVKDEDVDSENKMKAKPKSEASSLLSSQQDTPTEVRGNPISPQSPEVDSLRAAKPLQGAEPVGMDSRVSETDEEDTRGKNGEKTNWGEILSNSASLLPAAGIAGAAIEVLRQAVTSVQSDSDKATSTPSKTLSNVRQFTKQSAVTEPSLSSTLSHFSSSNETEDGPKTDAQAGVPSESVNESQEGENDDSSRDPSEGEAVKGGLSEQIRGEHMEDSQKEVEEKSEKESGEDEDSEDGGKNEDEDVESGSDSEDKREESESSSDKETGEESNTGEGEEDNVSEEEEGEEKTSRSDEDEGSDKTNAAETEGEEESSKKTSDGLSDSDVSEGAEEEEEEGENEESSDEESKEDKEEESKMSEDEEKKSGDESESDESTSRESEEGEEDGEEGDTAESAKTEEEENDEDEEGETEEHNDASTENEDEEKDSVEDEEADKSEGEQDSDKGEEEGDSGADEEELQDEKSDEEEEEGGEEREERESVGDGEAETEAGEDEDKEESEEEEESAEEEEKEEEDTGDEDTEAEEEEEEKEEDAGDEDTKAEEEEEEKEEDTGDEETEAEEEEEEKEEDTGDEETEAEEEEEEKEEDTEDEDIEAEEEEEEKEDIGDEEKEAEEDVTEEEDEEENESEEEEKPKGKNKSMEPAKKNLLESDEGEGEEEEGEGEGEEEGEEEEEQQKQTRLRGERKDMKGNDEETDDEEEREEENKERGNENQEEEEAEEEGIEEEEEGDENEEEEGEDEEEEEEEEEQAKSAKKIKEKRQKPPPDRSDKQKEAPKPAPRTRQRAAGEAKAEESQQFWNDVLPQYLDLQ; encoded by the exons ATGACCAGGCAGACCGATGTCGACATACCGG AAACAGGAGCCATTTTCACATTTGGAAGGACCAGCTTTGCTAATAATGTTCCCAGCAAGTTCTGGCTGAAGAATGACCATCCAAAGCACATGTCATGTGGCGGAGAGCACTCTGCTGTTATCACAG AAAATGGGAGGTTGCTGATGTTTGGTGGCAACACGTGGGGCCAGCTGGGGTTGAGAATTAAGCCTAGTGCTAGGAAACCAACCTCTGTGAAAG CCTTGAAGTCTGAGAAGGTGAAGCTTGCAGCTTGTGGGAGAGACCACACAATTGTTTGCACAT TTCATGGCAGTGTATACAGTGCAGGTAGCAACCAGGACGGGCAGCTGGGTTTGGGCCATTGTGACAAGTCTACATACTTTCACCTGCTCCGCCCTTTCTGCGACTGGGCACCAATCAAAATGCTTTCTGCAGGATGCAACACCTCAGCTGCCTTAACAG AGGATGGGAGGCTGTTCATGTGGGGGGACAACTCTGTGGGTCAGATTGCTTTCGGCGACGAGGGATTTGCCGCAGAACCCAGAGAGGTCCATGTTGGAGAAGCAGTCATATGGGTGTCCTGTGGGTACAAGCACTCAGCTTTTGTGACAG TTTATGGTCGTCTCTACACGTTTGGTGAGAGTGCGAATGGAAGACTCGGTCTTCAGAAGGAGCAGCTGGCCAATCACAGAGTTCCTCAGCAGGTGCAGGGAGTCCTGGGTCATGTCACCCGAGTGTGCTGTGGAGGGGAGCACACAGTGGTCCTCACAG ACAGCGGGCTGCTGTACACGTTTGGTGATGGTCGTCATGGAAAACTCGGGTTAGGGGAGGAAAACTTCATCAACCAGTTCAGCCCGACACTCTGCACACGTTTTCTTCAGTACGCTGTTCAGTCA GTGTCCTGCGGTGGTCACCACATGCTGGTCCTGGCTACACCCAGACCAGCAGAGAGCCAAGAAGTGGTGCCAGAGAAGGATGTCTTAATCACAGATGACTTTCTGGAGTCAAGTTTTACCAAAATCATCTTTAAAAACAAGTTCATCAATCCAACTCCACCATCCCCACTCTCAGCCCTCTCAGCCCGGGCACGCCACCGAGACAGA GTTCGTTCTGTGGAGTTGTTTGGGGATAAGTTTCAGAGCCTCCCACGGCTTAACTCTGACTTTCTCAACACATCTCGGCAAACATCCAGAAATTCCCTAACCCTGAAAACCCTTTCAAAGGATGCTACTACTCCTTCATCATCCCCAAAACCAAAATCAGAGGTGGCAGGAAGCCCACTTCTCTCCCCCAGATCTCGATCCATATCCCCTCAGAGTCCACTGATATCCTCTAAGGCATCAAGCCCACATTCACAATCATCATTCACGCTTCAAAGTAAAGCATCCACGTCTGCTTCTTCTAAGTCTAAATGCAAAAAGGTGCCCTCTCCTTTGCTTTTACCAAAGTCTATAACAAAATTAAACCCCAGCAGTCCTGTAGCTACTAAAATGACTGCAAAGCCTAGACTAAACCGAGCAGCAGCCCCTAAGAAGCCTCTAAGTAACAAATTCTCATCTCCTGTGCCACCTAAAGAGCCCTACACACCGACTAGACCCCCcagtaatgttttcattaaaaatctAAAGGAGGAAGAACATCCTGCCCCAACACAAACAG aaaatgttaaGAGACAAATAATCACTGGAGAAGTGGAGGAGAAAGAAGACTCTGACTTTTCACCATATATG gaaaagaaaaagggcAGAGCTTTTAGACACGGAGTAAAGGAAGCAGAAGCATTTGCACAACAGATCCAGACCAACGAGAAGACCGACCGAAACTCCCATAAGGTTTTGCCAACAGAGCTTATGAAGGGCCCCAGCACCTTGAAGACAGAAGTGTCTCATCTGAAGAgcacaaagaaaaatcacaaagtgactTCAAACAGCAAAGAGAACATCACCAAGGAGTCCAGCGACATCAAACCTTCAGAAAACAGGCAAGCTCAAAAACAGCTCCCGCATTTTAAATCACCACAGCAAGATAAGAGGAAACCGTCAGAGTatagcacaaaaacacaacagacgCTGACAGACGCACCGGGGAGAGTGACTGAAGTGAAGCACAAGACAAGGAAAACTGAGGATTTGAGAGAAAGTAATAAACCGAATGAAGAGGATAACAGCTCTCTGAAGAAAGGCTTGACAAGGACCCCAAGAAAGGAGACAAAGAAATCAGTATCTTTAGATCAGAAATCTCCTTCTATCAAGGTCAGTAAAGTGAATCAAGCAGCCAATCTAGCATCCACAGAAAATGCCGTAAAGGAAAATGAAGCAACTCAGAGGGGAAGTGATGACGTCAAACCTGTTGAAGTGGCAAGTCGGGGGACGCGGCGAGTCAAATCGACTCTAACAAAAGATCAGCACAAGGTTAAATCTGTACCAGGAAAAGGTAACAGTGCAGCAGTGGATGCTAAATCACCAGCAACGCAGGAAGGAAACACAACACCTTTTAAGGCTGAAACCAAGAAATCTGTCTCCAGAAAAACACCTTTGAAAGTTAAGGGAAAATTGCAAGAGCTTAAACCAACACCAGTCAGGGATCAAAGTAAATGTGCAGAAAATCCCCTCATTGAAGGTGAAAGCAAAGAAAAGTGTGAGGAAAATGAGTTAAATTGTGCCAAGGATGCCACTCTGAAGATGAAAGGTGGGACTGTGGATGAGCAGAAATTGTCAAAAATAAAGGACAAAAAGATGGCAAAAGAATCCGGTGCTGAACAGAGGGCAAAAACAAAACGAAGAGGAGGAGGCAAGGAAGAGGAAATCAGAGTTAAAGATGAGGATGTTGACTCTGAGAATAAGATGAAGGCTAAACCAAAGAGTGAAGCTTCCAGCCTGCTGTCATCTCAGCAGGATACACCTACAGAAGTGAGAGGTAACCCAATTTCCCCTCAAAGCCCAGAGGTGGATTCTCTCAGAGCTGCAAAACCCCTGCAAGGCGCTGAGCCTGTTGGTATGGATTCCCGTGTTTCTGAAACAGATGAAGAGGACACTCGGGGCAagaatggggaaaaaacaaattgGGGAGAAATTCTCAGTAATTCAGCGTCACTTCTTCCAGCTGCTGGGATTGCAGGTGCAGCTATTGAGGTCCTTCGTCAGGCAGTGACAAGTGTGCAGTCTGACAGTGACAAAGCCACCTCGACACCCTCTAAAACGCTCAGTAATGTCAGACAATTCACGAAGCAGAGTGCAGTTACGGAGCCGTCCTTGTCCTCCACATTGTCACATTTTTCTTCCTCGAATGAAACGGAGGATGGCCCGAAGACAGATGCTCAAGCTGGTGTTCCATCGGAATCTGTAAATGAATCCCAAGAAGGAGAAAATGATGACAGCAGTCGTGATCCATCAGAGGGGGAGGCAGTGAAAGGGGGCTTGTCTGAGCAGATCAGGGGTGAACACATGGAGGATTCACAAAAAGAAGTGGAGGAGAAATCCGAAAAGGAATCTGGAGAGGATGAGGATTCTGAGGATGGGGGAAAGAATGAAGATGAAGATGTAGAGAGTGGAAGTGATAGTGAAGATAAAAGGGAAGAATCTGAGAGTAGTAGTGAcaaagaaacaggagaggagagcaatactggagagggagaggaagataATGTatctgaggaagaagagggTGAGGAGAAAACAAGCAGGAGTGATGAAGATGAAGGAAGTGATAAAACTAATGCTGCTGAAactgaaggagaggaagaaagCAGTAAGAAGACAAGTGACGGATTGAGTGACTCTGATGTGAGTGAAGgagctgaggaggaagaggaggaaggtgAAAATGAAGAGTCCAGTGATGAAGAGAGTAAAGAGGATAAAGAGGAAGAGAGCAAGATGAGTGAGGATGAAGAGAAGAAAAGCGGTGATGAATCAGAGAGCGATGAGAGCACAAGCCGAGAGtcagaggagggggaggaggacgGAGAGGAAGGAGACACTGCAGAATCTGCCaaaactgaagaagaagaaaatgatgaagatgaagagggCGAAACTGAGGAACACAATGATGCCTCCACAGAAAATGAGGACGAGGAGAAGGACTCGGTGGAAGATGAAGAGGCTGATAAGAGTGAAGGAGAGCAAGACAGtgataagggagaggaggaaggagaTAGCGGGGCTGATGAAGAGGAACTCCAAGATGAAAAAagtgatgaagaagaagaggaaggaggTGAGGAAAGGGAAGAAAGGGAGTCCGTAGGTGATGGGGAAGctgagacagaagctggagaggATGAGGATAAAGAAgagagtgaggaggaggaagagtctgcagaagaggaagagaaggaggaggaggatacAGGGGACGAAGACACAGAagctgaggaagaagaggaagagaaggaggaggatgcAGGGGATGAAGACACAAAagctgaggaagaagaggaagagaaggaggaggataCAGGGGACGAAGAAACAGAagctgaggaagaagaggaagagaaggaggaggataCAGGGGATGAAGAAACAGAagctgaggaagaagaggaagagaaggaggaggataCAGAAGACGAAGACATAGAagctgaggaagaagaggaggagaaggaggataTAGGGgatgaagaaaaagaagctgAGGAAGATGTTACagaggaagaagatgaggaAGAGAATGAaagtgaggaagaggagaaaccaaaaggaaaaaataaaagcatggagcctgctaaaaaaaatctgttagaGAGTGATgaaggggagggggaggaggaggagggggagggggaaggtgaggaggaaggggaagaagaggaagaacagCAAAAACAGACAAGGCTAAGAGGAGAAAGGAAAGACATGAAAGGTAATGATGAGGAAactgatgatgaagaagaaagggaagaagagaaTAAGGAAAGGGGAAACGAGaaccaggaggaggaggaggcagaagAAGAGGGAattgaggaagaggaagaaggagatgaaaatgaagaagaggagggggaggatgaggaagaagaagaggaagaggaggaacaaGCAAAATcagcaaagaaaataaaagagaagCGACAGAAGCCGCCACCAGACAGAAGCGACAAACAGAAAGAAGCACCCAAACCAGCACCGAGGACCAGGCAGcgagctgcaggggaggcgaaAGCTGAGGAGTCTCAGCAGTTCTGGAACGATGTCCTGCCTCAATACCTAGACCTGCAATGA